DNA from Eucalyptus grandis isolate ANBG69807.140 chromosome 5, ASM1654582v1, whole genome shotgun sequence:
AGATTTGATTAAGAGGAAACTAGCTCTAGCACTCTAGATGCGTGCGTGCTCGCTGTAACCATTCTTTGTGGATTCCAACCACATAGATGTAAAACAAAAGTcgtaaaaataattgattaaaaaaggTTTAATTAATGTGTAAGATATCTCTTTTTTCTGCCCACATGGATCTCCTCGATCTCCGCTGGTCATGGACCACCTTTGTCCTCGTCGAATTTATTCAGCTCATAAATCAtggcaaaatgtttaggatccTCTACTTTATCGTACGGGCACGTGGTGTAGGTGTAATACAATTATTAATTCAGACGCGTCAAGCGCTTGAATGATTGAGTCCTTTTCTGACAGAAGGGACAGCACTTGAAGAAAGGACTTGAGGGGGCCTCTTGGAAAGAGGAAATGAAAGCACATGGTAAGAGCAGTAGAGTCATTGTCCTTATGTTGGGATTGCTTAAAGTAGACGAGCAAGAAGAAAGTTTGGTGTGCCAAAGAGCAAAAAGGGGCAAACGAAAGGCTGATGACATGCAATGATGGACGATTGGCATAGTGAAGTCTGTGATGTTTTTAGCATTGTATTTTATATGAAACGATGAATCAAATAAGTGCAATCACTCCAAAAGCataagatataaagaaattgtctaatcaatctaaacatattgtacaaGAAGCAATTTGGTCATAAATTCaaatttgtgtgaaattctaatattatcatttcgatcaattgaaattaaaattgctgATGTAGTGATGTGCCAtgtaaaacaatcaatgataaCTGAATTGCTACGTTAGTGATTGCCAACGAAAAGGGACCAAAAGAATTACATTGAACTTTTATGCgaagatttaaaaataaaatggctATTTCGGAATTATCACTAAAAGAACTACACCAGAAAGAAACCAGGACAAGAAGCCTGCTTTAGGTAAATAAGCCCACAAGTGTAAAACAGTCCTCTATATCTACTGCACAATAATAGAGTTGATAAAGGGTAGTTGACAAGCGGAACGAAGCTCGATTTCACTCTTCTCGTAGGGATTCTATGTAAGATCTCCGCGATACAATGAGTGAGAAGCCACAGTACAAAATCCAGTACATGCAATAATGGCTCATGGATTTTGTGCGCGCGCGTGCTTTTAGCTAGGGATGTATCGGCTACCCTACTCGACCTGAATGAGTGAGATGGAGTAGCATAAGAGATTGAACTAGTggaaaacaagacaaaatgcTTACCTCCTGGTTCCATAACCCACGGTGCAATCGATCGATATGTGTCTATTCGGGAACTCCTATAAATGGGAATGGGAGGCTATTGAGAAGCATGATGTGTTGTGATTGAAGGCCTGTTAAGCCACTCTGCAAGAGTTGATTCATCTCTTGGCTTTCCTGACTTTTGACTCTTGGGAGCAAAAGATCATCTGTCGATGAAGGAGCTTGCCTGAGGCATTCGATGGAAGAAGGGAGTGAAGAAGATCTAGACTTCATTGCATTTAATCATCAACTTAGAGAACTAAGCAGTACATGTACAAACCTTTAGGAGCATAAGATGTACTACATAGTGTGTACTATCCCTCGCCGTCACTATGAGGCCTCAAGATCTATAAGTTAATGTCATATATCATACTTATTAATTTCTAGGAGTTTAGGTGAGAATGGAGGGCAAACCCGAAACTTATCCTCCGATGgtcatttctatttttagcagtttcttttttatgtgCAGAATTTTATTATTCCATAACAAATGAATACGAATTTTTATCCATGCTAGTAAATTTCAATAAGTCCCCATAAACGTTAAAAATTTATTGGTTAATAAAttgatatatgatttttttttcctttttgacctTTTTCCAAGTAACTTGCTAGTAACTTACTTAGACTTTTgaaattaccatttttttttggtaatttgaaaattaccaacttttgtaCTAACCTATCAAAttttatatggatattttaTGAACTTTTCAAACTTATTAATCGATAATAATTAGGTACCAATCTAGATTAGGATAAACTCCCAACTACGTTTAAGTTATCAGGtcttatttgaattattacCAATGTTGAATTGGTTTTTATAACATATGAATTTTTCTATGgagttatcatttttattttttttgttagcaATCCCTTAAATTGAAATCTCGCTTGATGACGTAAGTTGTCGCCAAGACCTCTACAACCTCAATTCTAGGTCGATCTAAGGTTGAACACCTCATATAGCATCAATCTGAGCAATCACAATGGCTTGCACTTGGATCTTGCAGCACCGAGGGCTTGTGGTGAAGGGCAAAGGCGTGTGGGCGCTCGCGCGAGAGAGAGGCATAAATGTGAGTTGGGCGAAGGCAACTAACGAGTGATGTATGGCAGTGGTAGAGTGAGAAGGCCCACATAAGCCTAATTAATGTAACTGGCATGCCTTATATAACATAAGCCTAATTAATTTTAGGTTTACATGTTATCTAAATGAAACCaggataacatttttttttttttaacaaatttatgaAGAGATATGTATTATTCTAAAACTATATGCATTCTAAAACTAAATGCATCTGCCCTAATTAAAAGACCAAAAATTATTTGCGCTAAGCTCTAAATATGCGTGAGACAGTGATGACCAATGATGATTGATACTATCATGATGCATTGAAATACACATTAAGATTGGAATTAACCATGTCATTGATAGTATGCTATTTCAAGGCCATCAAGGTTTAActaatcaaatcaatcataGCAAATCacacgagaaaatattagggTCCAACCTGAGGGAGTAAAAGTTCGAAGCCCTAATATGTATAGACTAAtgcaaggaaaataaaataagggaaTCAAAGTCAAACTAAAGCATGGCAATGATAAAGATtaatcaatcctaaatatgcacaCTGCGAAATTGGACTTATCAAGGCTTAACTAAAAAGATAAAGATTTAAGCATGACTTGATATCAAATGGCGTAGTAGAACTTGAATattccccctcccccccccccaaaaaaaaaaaaaaaaaaaaaaaagaaaagttcatgttttaagaaaattcatgaaaagtcGAGCGTATATGTCAAGTTGCACCCAACTACATGAAATATAATTGTCTAATACTCAAGTAGAAACTCCATTCAAGCAATCACTTCCTCACACCACGCAATTGCATCGAACAGAATATGGCCAGCTGGAACAAATCATACTCAGTCTAAATCAATTCTTAAAGGGAAAAATTACCCTAacagtcctaaacctattacattttcttttctttttttttcatttagtcatgaacttttttttctagccaattcaatcataaaccttttgcaatcgtaccaattcagttcatccagccaattttggctggattttttGGTTGAAGGAGCCAAGAGAATAGTGGTAACTCAGCTTTGCCACGAAAACTGAGATGACTCGATAAGGCGAAGAGGGTCTGGGTGAAGGAACCGTGGAGGGTGATGGTGCGACAATCGCGATCCATCGTGAAGGAGCGGTGGAACGTCTGTGAGGGCTGCCCAACATCAAGGACTAGTTTCCGGACGTCGAAATTGCCGTCGATAGCCAATAGAATTATTTTGGGAAGCAGCATATATTCCGAAGGACTCCTCTTGTTTCTATGGCAAACTCGATGAAGTCCAAGATGGTTTGGTGTGTTCACTCTGCACAGTACTGCAGCTTACAGTTTAGGCatatatttctttaaaaaaaaaaaatgcacgtGGTAGGAACAAATAAGCAATTGCCCGTAATTAGTTTTCAGTTGTCGTAATTTATGTTCATTCAGACGTTTATATGTGTGGATATTATCTAAGATATGTCCAATTGACTGCATGAGAAGGACAGTCTCGGTCAGGAAAATAGTGCACGAAATTTCATTGAGTATTGGAGGGTGATAATGAAACGATAGTAGACGAGTCCTTTCAAGAAATAAATCGGTTGCTATACGTTATACAATATTTCACTTTCATAAATCCTAAACAAATGTTTTTCAACACGTTGCTATAATTCCGTAAAGTTTCTCTAAACAATTCAGATAAGAAGGGTCGGAAATCTCAGAAATAAACTATAGTTCTTATTAATTGCAAGAGAttattttgagttattattatCATAATGAATATTGAAAGCCAAGTTCACTAATTcactcaataattttttttatgggatCCACTTGATGATTTGTTGATGTCAATGTATGAAGTTGCTAAGATAAGTTAAAGAATGCTACATCATCGTCCACATCATGGTGAGACGACGATTCTTTGCTATTTGTATATTGATAGTTAGTTTCAAACGCTATAGATTTTTGACCTTTGAATATTTTAGGATCttcattgaatttgatttcataaGTTATGAGAGCTGCAATAAGTTCATCCGAATCAAAGAATTGAAGTATTTGAGCTTAAGGAATTGATATTTTCACGTAAGTCCATTCTGTTGGTAATGCTCGAAATATCTTGCTTGTATGATTCTCTTTTTGTAGATCATGCCATGCGTGGCAAGTCTACCCATGATGTACTTGTAGTGCACGAATATTTCCTTTGTGTGTTCATGGGACTCTCCGTTCTGAATGTCTCGTGATCTCCAAGCAATATATTCATCTCGGTCTCTTTTAAGTATCGGTGCCTTTATAGGGCAAATCCCAAATTTCCTGccgaccaaaaagaagaaattatatTAAACTCAATAGGCATTAAAGCACAACACAAATATGTACGACTTTTGATTTTAGACTATCTCGTTTCTTCCGAAATCTGTGTAGAATTAGCCGCGAATAAAGAATCAGCAGCTTAACCTCTTTGTTGGAATATATGAACCTCTTTCGATCACAATCCATAACGCATAGTCCGTGGATTgaataaacattttcatcatgcATTTCGAATAAGTATAATTAGCTCCTTCAAACCTAGGAAGTTGAATAATAGAATGTTCTTCACAAATAAGCTCCTGTAAAGTTGccataaaagatttttttgctCTTGAGCAACTTGCTCCAATGCCAATTAAAGAGGCTACCACAACGATCAAAATGAGGGTGAATAGGTTGTTTTAAGAAACCTAAAACTGTTTCATGGAATGCTTGCAAATACACTTGTGTAGAAACTTACGCAGATGCGGAAGATTTTAACCAACAGTTAGTAAAAGATTTGTGCGACAAATTCCAGCTGAAAAAGTCAATCTAAACTTCGAGGAATTACGAGACCTTCATTAGAATAAGGTCCCAAATAAAAGACCAAAGTCACACAATCTTGATAATTAATCTTTATCCGAATTACATCTATCAGCCTAACATCACaatcaaattgaaaacaaaGAGCTGATTAAATATAATGATTATCCTAGGACATACGACATGTTGAACTTACCAACTCATTGCGTTGTGAAAGAGGCATCGCAACTTTTACAAGCTTTCTTTCTCAGCATAGAGTGTACGAAATGGTTTCTTCATTCCTCCGTCAGCTGAACCACATGGGAGCTAAGAAAAGCACTATTTTGCCAATCTCATAAACTAATACAATAGCCGGTACCCATCTTTAATACCAGAATAAAAATCTGATTTAAAGCATATCTTTGTATGTACGATCCATCAAGTTCCTCGACTAATCGTGCAAATACATTTCGAATtacttatcaaaagaaaattacattaTTCTGAATGAAGATTACAATTGAAACTTATTAGAATGATCTAAAGTTGCGAATCTTCGATAGTAATATACTTATGAACCCAAAGCAAACGGCGTCATGATTAAAGCCCAGAACAAGGAGGCATGTGTTGGGGCGGCGGAAGCAACTTCTGGTCCGTGTTTGGCCCCTCTCCAACGATGAGGACCGTGTCCATTCCCCAGCTTGCATGGCGATCTAAGTGACAGTGCACGAACCACACCCCTACAAGCACAAATGAAAGAATAATCTGTCAATTATGCATTCATCTACATAACTAAATTCATGCAAAACTAATGGCGAAATGgataagaaatatatttttccatgcATTTCTCCTGATGAAATCCTAATACCTGGATTATTGGCTCTGAATCTGATCGCTGTCCAGCCGTTTTTGGGGAGTCCAACGGTGTTAATATAGGGCGGATCCACTGTATTATACTGCGATACATAGGAGTCACTGAAATTTCCATCGCCCATTCCGACGACATAAAAGCTATAGCCGTGCAAATGCATGGGGTGATTCTCCGCTGCTCCGAAGTTGGTCCCTTGAAATCTTATTTCGACCTCCTCATTATACTTGATCATCAACACTTCGGTGCTCACAAAGGCAGCTTCCCCTAAGGCCGAGACATTTCCAGTGTAGTCGAACACAAAGGGTGGTTTATCCGGAAAAGTATTGTTGTAGACTCCACTTATATTGCTGCACACACCACATGAACATAATGTTATAGACACATTTGGATGTTGAATTACGCCTTCGCTTTCAACCAGTTAAATTGGTTCAGTTTGGAAAACATTTCAACCTGAATCACCTCTATTGgtttaagaaaaatattcaatCCGAACAAATAGGATCAAAGTTGGTAGGTCTAGTGATTTACTTACTTGTAGTATGCTTGGAGAATGCTAATCGATGGAGTCCAAAAACTTATGTTGTTCAAGCTCGCCGAATGCATAGAGCCCTGTGGACCAAGACATGTTTTATTAGTAGGACACGGCTGTTGATTCACAGACACCGTGATCGTAATGTTCCTAGTGATTTTGGTCGGAACTGTGGCTGGATGTTCTTTACTGTTCAAACTCCTCAATTGGATAGTGAAGTTTCCAGCATCGCTCTTGTTGGTAAAACCCGGAAGCTCGGGTAATGCGGGAGTCTCCGAGTGGTTATAACTACCGCTGTATTGGAATATCCCCCTTGTGACGTTTTCGTTGGTCGAGGCATCAGTGTCCACAAACGGACTGAATTCCATGTAGTAGCGACCAGGGCTTTGGTTCGCGGTGACCAAAACGTCCATTGTTTGACCAGGAGTTATCATGAGGTAATTGGTCTTAAGTGGCTTCAAATAAGCTCCATCCATTCCGACTACGGTGAGATTGTGCTTGGCTATGCCAAAGAACATCTCTTCATTCATCCCTGAGTGGATGATCCGAAAGAGATACGTTTTTCCTTGCACAACTGTTATATTGTACATCAAacctacaaaagaaaaggaaaacaccTTCTTAACAAAccgaggaaaaaaggaaaagcttttctttttgaaaaatagcatATATCACACTCATATATACACACAAGAATTAGTACCATTAGAGCATGGATAAGTGTCTCCAGGTTGACCATTGATGGTATAGGCCACGAGATAAGTCTGGATCGCCCCCCCGATAGCAAGAGCCTCATCAATTATGGCCTTCGTATCTCTCGCATACCATTCAGCTGCGTGCCAAATTATAGTTTtgttaagaaaaacaaaacaaactgTTATTTGTGCATGtgtaagtaaaaaaattatttctgtgaTTTAAGTTAGTTGAAATTAGAATACCGATCACAATTGTGTGTTGTTCGTCAAACTTGTAAGGGTAGTTAGTGCCACCAACAGGCAAAATGATTATAGGGCCGTGTACAGTTGCACGTGTCCAATCGCTGTGAGCATGCCACCATAGCGTGccttcttcttcggtgagaaTGACTTTTTGAAGGAAGCTTGAGTTCGTAGGGATTGGGCATTGTGTGACATTCTCCGGGCCATCAGACCAGGGATACCTTATTTGTCTCACTCCATGCCTGCACATGTGGACAATATTAGGAAGGCGAGAGAGGAGGGGGGGATCAAGGGTGGAGGAAGGGTGGTTTTATTTTTACCAATGAATAGTGACTCCATAAGGTCCTATGTTGGTAACATTGACATAGATGGTATCGCCCTTGTGAGCACGAATCTTCGGCCCCGGAAACAGACCATTCACGGTCAATACAGTCCGATTCGTCTCACACAACATGTCAATGGGTGTCTCCTTTACCTaccacaaataaaaaaatcatcctATAAAACTTGGGCCGTCATACATCTGACACAGTCTCTCTTATTAAATTGATGCAAGAATCGTTTTGGCACATCCTTATTTACAGTAACATTAATTCATTCAAAGCCCCTAGCTGAATTTTCTTCCGGAGTAAAGACTCCAAATGGGGTTGGAAACCGCATCCGAAAAGAATAAGTTAATAAATCACATGACTGTAGAAATTTGCGGGATACTACTAAActgtgaagaaattgaatatAAGTTGATTCTTACATTGAATATTGTAATATGATAACATTTACGATTTATGAGATTATGGTTGAATCTAATGCTTCTAAAGGAGTCTAAAACTCATAACGAATGGGACAATAGTCTCTAAATGTTCTATATGGCCTGAAAATGACACGCTTGAAGTGCTCAGGGATGGGATATTCCTACTTACCACGAAATCATAGCGGAGGACTTTGCCTTGAGCTATGCAAAAGAGCAGGGTCAAGGTGAACGCATACCCTAGAAATGtacccattctctctctctctctctctctctctctctctctctcgagaacTTGTACCAATCACTTGATATGTTCTCTTTCTACTTGTGACCTTCCCCTTCCATGGAAAGGAGCAATTTATAGGAAATTTCTTTCAATGTTTAGCAGTCGCTGTCTCACTAGCGTGAGCCGCCGTAGTGCCCACAGAAACGTGCCCTTTGACCTCACAACAGATGAAACTTCAAGGAAGAAAAGATGATCATTTGTCTTTCGAAGGCACGTGCTCATTTTTTCCGTGTTTCCACGAAGGAGAAGATTGGTTAAAGAGCACCGCCAAGGGAAGAGCTGATAAATTTCTCTCGACTTACTTAGTCATACGGGCAAGAAAGGgataaaattttaacaaaatatttcTGAAACTTCAAGGAAGAAAAGATGATCATTTGTCTTTCGAAGGCACGTGCTCATTTTTTCCGTGTTTCCACGAAGGAGAAGATTGGTTAAAGAGCACCGCCAAGGGAAGAGCTGGTAAATTTCTCTCGACTTACTTAGTCATACGGGcaagaaagggagaaaattttaaaaaaatatttctttacgCGCTCATCAACTGCTCCAAGATTCATCAACGATTCGTGTTTTGTTATCTTCTAGAGACCAATAGGCGTCAACGTTTTCGTGGAGGATTGCtcgtaaaagaagaaaatgatgcaAATTGCAAAACATAGGAATGTAAAAGCgagtttgttttatttttccaatgtGAAATAGGGGCTTATAGTCATGACTGCTTCTACCCGTTTTCGAAGAGATCTATGTAGTGGGTTTTTACCCAGACCGAGCTTGTCTTAATTCCTTGGCGAAACAGAAGCGTGCACGAAATCTCTCTTCTGATCTTGCTCTCGACATGTAAAGCATACAAAAGTGGAACTAGATCAGAGACTAGTACAAAAGCCCCTATTAAAACATGTTCGAGAAGCTGGCTACATGATTTGATTATTGAGACGCGGTGTGAATCACTAATTTTACTAGTGAAAGTCTGGTCGTTTATGATTTGTTAGATAAGTTGCACAAGCCCTACAGCTCTATAATTGCCAGGATCTACATGATTGATAGACATACCAAAAATGGATTATAAATCCATTTCTTAACCTATATATTATGAGCCGAGTTGTTATATGAGTTATTTAAATTaagtaaatgagttataaatgaatttatatataatatgagTATTCATCGAGTCATAAATGGATGTATAACTTACTTAAACTAGATAGACAGCTACGCTCACTCTTCATTCTCTCTTGATCTCACGCTTACTCGCTTCGCACTTTTACCTCTATTTGGAtgagttttcttaaattttggtTAATATTGAagtattttagaaataaatgtTGGGTTAGGTATTGTtactaaatttgtattatatAGAAATGagtcaaaatgggttaaaagGGTTTATTTGGATCAAATCTTTTTCAACCCAATCTAACCCATCTATTTGATAGGTTTAATGATTTTAAGAGATATTCAGCACAGAAAAATGAAAGGATaagagaaaaacattttctttttaaatggtttatcaaatataaaaaagaaaaagaataacttGTATGCAATTCTTGTTGATGTTCTAGGTGCTCTGGCGAAAAAGGCAAGTTGTGCCTTATTGCGCTCACCTGCGATGCGATGCAGACACATCACCTTTACATGTGACGTTTTCTCTTGTTCAGAGAATCTTTTGAGAGCATTTGTTTAGTCGACTTCagcaatcaaaaaagaaaattttaaattttttttaagaggtGACGTCCCTATGACGtgtgaataaaaattttgcaaatcgAATTATTCCTTAAAATGCATTACTGCCTTTTCAGAAACCCTAATCTTggtaagcaattttttttttcttttggtcaaaggATGCCTAGATTATTGAggtaaaaataaaacacaaaaatcacCATTCTCttgtatcaaaaaaaaaaaaagtcaaaggaattttgaaaaaaaaatcatcttcaaTTTTCTCCTCACTTTATACTTGactgtctctttttctttttccccaattTCCATTATGGCAACCTTAGATTTTCTATGCTTTTTTAGGCTCCAacataggggtgtgcatggtctgggtgggtggttcccgacctagaatcgGGAATCGCCCGCTAAGAACcagttccgaaaaattggaaccgggaaccgcccgctagtTGCACAGATCCACcagggaaccggaccgccggtctaGTCCGTTTCctggg
Protein-coding regions in this window:
- the LOC120294100 gene encoding laccase-14-like, translated to MGTFLGYAFTLTLLFCIAQGKVLRYDFVVKETPIDMLCETNRTVLTVNGLFPGPKIRAHKGDTIYVNVTNIGPYGVTIHWHGVRQIRYPWSDGPENVTQCPIPTNSSFLQKVILTEEEGTLWWHAHSDWTRATVHGPIIILPVGGTNYPYKFDEQHTIVIAEWYARDTKAIIDEALAIGGAIQTYLVAYTINGQPGDTYPCSNGLMYNITVVQGKTYLFRIIHSGMNEEMFFGIAKHNLTVVGMDGAYLKPLKTNYLMITPGQTMDVLVTANQSPGRYYMEFSPFVDTDASTNENVTRGIFQYSGSYNHSETPALPELPGFTNKSDAGNFTIQLRSLNSKEHPATVPTKITRNITITVSVNQQPCPTNKTCLGPQGSMHSASLNNISFWTPSISILQAYYNNISGVYNNTFPDKPPFVFDYTGNVSALGEAAFVSTEVLMIKYNEEVEIRFQGTNFGAAENHPMHLHGYSFYVVGMGDGNFSDSYVSQYNTVDPPYINTVGLPKNGWTAIRFRANNPGVWFVHCHLDRHASWGMDTVLIVGEGPNTDQKLLPPPQHMPPCSGL